The Trueperaceae bacterium DNA segment GACATGTCGAAGCAGGAGGAGCGTCTCGAAGGAGCCGTTCTCGCCTGGAACATCCCCGACCGCCTGGTTCCCGGTGTCGAGGAGTTGGTGGCCGGTCAGCCCAACCTCTACCTGCGGGAGCGGATCGAGAGGAGCTACCCCACCAATCTCGCCGCCCATCTGGTCGGCTACACCACCCTTGCCGATCCGGTGCGCTTCCCCGGCTACGCCAGCGGTGAGCTCGTGGGCGTGATGGGCATCGAGGCGGGCCTGGAGAAACGGCTTTTCGGAGCGGCGGGCTCGGAACTGGTCGAGGTCAACAACCGCGGGGTGGTGTTGCGTGAGACCGAACTGGTGCCGGCGCAACCGGGCGACGACGTGGTGCTTACGATCGATACCGAGCTACAGCGCCTCGCCGAAGACGTCCTGCTCGGCTCGATCCAGTACATCAACGCCGAGCGGGCGAAGAACGACCTGCCGCTGGTCGAAACCGTTCGCGGGGCGCTGCTGGCAGCAGACCCGGACACCGGCGAAGTACTGGCGATGGCCAGCACCCCTTCGTTCGATCAGAACATCTTCACCCACCGGCCCACCGATCCCGAGGAAGTTTCGAGGGTGCTGAACGACGCGACCAACCATCCGTTGCTGAACCGGGCGGTCGAGGCTTATCACCCGGCCTCCACCTTCAAGATCGTCACCAGCTCGACTTTGCTGGAGGACGGATACATCGATCGGTACGATCGCTACGCCTGCAGCGCGTCGATGCGCTACGGCGGATTCATCTGGGAGAACTGGGCGCCCGGGTTCCGCGGCAACTACGACGTGACAGAAGCCATCGCCGACTCGTGCAACACCTACTTCTGGTACGCGGCGATGGACACGCCTGACTTCTCCAGCGGCTGGGGGCCTTTCATCAGCGACCTGGTCGACCGGGCCAGGGAGTTCGGTTTCGGACGCGAGGTCGGGGTGCCGCTGCCGGAGGAAGAAACCGGGCTGATCCCCGACGAGGAGTGGGTACTCGAGACCGAAGGGCACGCATGGTACCCGGGTTACACCCTCAACAGCGTGATCGGTCAGGGGAACGTGCGGGCGACGCCGCTTCAGACGCTGCAGTTCGTCATCACACTGGCCAACTCCGGACGGATGGTCGTGCCTCAGGTGGTGAAGTCGATCGACGGGGTAGAGAAGGAGCCGGAGGTCTATACGGTTCCAGGGGAACACTGGGACGTTCTCCGCGAGGGTATGCGGGAGATGATCACCGATCACGGCTCGAGCTGGTTCCTGGGTCCGGCGGTCGACTTCCCGATAACCGTCGCGGGCAAGACCGGAACCGCTCAGAACGGTCACGGGGTTGGCCTCGAGCATGTCTGGTTCATGGGCTACGCGCCCGTGGAGGAGCCGGAAATCGCCATCGTGGTATTCCTTGAGTACGGGGGCTCCAGTTCCGCCGTCGCGGTCCCGGTCGCCCGCGATTTCCTGCTGGGCTACCTGGCGTTAGAGGGAGAATGAGAACACGCGGAACCCGTGGGGGGATACTCCTCAGCATCGACGCCGATGACACCGTAGAGGGCCTCGAAGCGGTATTGGCCGGCAGCGGCGAGCTGCTGAGCGGCAAGGTGATCGTCGAGGTGAGCGGCCGGGTGCCGTGGACCCTGGCCCAGCTGCTCTCGGCCCGCATCGCGGAAGCCGGCGGCGAACTCGTCGAGCTTCGTCCGCCCACTGCCGTCGTTTCCAGCCGCGGTGAGACGCGGATCATCTCCCGGACCGTGCGGAGTGGGGCGAAGCTCGAGTCGAGCGGATCGATAGTGGTGCTCGGCGACGTCAACGCCGGGGCCGAACTGATCGCCAACGACGACATCATCGTGGTCGGGTCGCTGCGCGGGCTGGCTCACGCCGGCGCGGCGGGCAACGAGAACGCGGTCATCTGGGCACAGCAGATCCTGTCGCCACAGTTGCGGATAGGCAGCGCGCTGGCGCAGTCGGCCGAGGGGGCAGAGAGCGCCCGCGGCCCCGAGGTCGCCCACCTCCGCGAGGGAGCGATCGTGCTGAGGCCGTGGAACTGATGCACCGGGAGGCGGTCGTCGTCACAGCCGTTCGAACGCCGGTGGGTCGCGCTCACAAAGGCCTTCTCAAGGACACCCGACCCGATGACCTGGCGGCGATGGTCGTACGGGAAGCGCTTCACAGGACTCCGGGCCTCGAGGCGGAGCGGGTAGACGACTTGCTCCTGGGGAACGCTCACCCGGAGGGTGAGGCCGGATACAACTTCGCTCGCCTCGCCGTCCAGATAGCGGGCCTGCCCGATCGCACGGCCGCGGCCACAATAAACCGGTTCTGCGCGAGCGGGTTGCAGACCATCGTGCAGGGCAGTCACTCGGTCTCGGCCGGCATGGCGGACGTGGTCTTCGCGGGCGGAAGCGACTGCACCAGCCGGGTGCCCATGGGCGGGCACACGCTCTCGATCAACAAAGCGCTGGCCCGGGTCAAGCCGGGGGCCTATCACGCGATGGGGGAGACGGCCGAAGCGGTAGCTCGGAAGTTCGGGGTGACGCGCGAGCGCCAGGACCGTTTCGCGCTGGAGTCGCACCGCAAGGCCCTCGCCGCTCGAGAAGCGGGCCGCTTCGACGAGCAGGTCATGAAGGTGACGACCAGAGTCAAGGATCCCGAGGGTAACTGGCAAGAAGTGGTCCTGGAGCGCGACGAAGGGCCGCGGGAGAACACCAGCATGGAGGCGCTCGAGGCCCTCTCGCCGGTATTCGCGTTCGATGACGAGGCGACCGTCACCGCCGGCAACTCGAGTCCCCTCAACGACGGCGCGGCGATGACTGTGCTCATGACGGAAGAGGACGCCCGGGCGAGAGGACTCAGGCCGCTGGCTCGCCTCGTCCAGGCGACGGTGGTGGGGGTGCCCCCCGAGATCATGGGGATCGGCCCCGTACCAGCGATCAGGGAGCTCCTCGCCAGGACAGGCTTGAGCGGCGACGACGTCGACCTGTTCGAGATAAACGAGGCGTTCGCCTCGCAGGCGAGCTACTGCCAGGAGGAGCTGGCGATCCCCGACGAGAAGTTCAACGTCAACGGGGGAGCCATCGCCATCGGTCACCCGCTCGGTGCTACCGGCGCACGAATAGCAGCCGACCTCTTCGCCGAGATGGGACGGCGCGGTGCTCGCTTCGGCGTCATCTCGATGTGCGTAGGCGGCGGCCAGGGGATGGCGGCGCTCTTCGAGAGACCTTAGAACGTGCGCGACACGCTGATGAGCTGTCGCGGCCTGGTTAGGGTTATGAGGCACCGGCTGTCGGAGGTGGTTCCCGGCAGCTGACGAGAAGGAAGGGCGGCAGCGTTTTGAAGATCCTCAAGTATGTCCTTCATGCCGTGATCCTTATCGGACTGGTCCTCGCCGCGTTGCGCTACCTGAACAGCGAGGAGGTGCTCGAGGCTCTCTACTCGTTCGATCCCTTCTATGGAGTCCTCGTCCTCATGGTGCCGGCGGTGCAGCTGGCGCTCAAGAGCTGGCGCTTCGAGGTCTTCCTGCGACCTTTCGGGGTGAGGCACCCGAGCACGGTCATGCGCGCCTACGCTGCCGGCCAGCCCGCTACCCTCGTCCCCGGGGGCATAGCGGCGCGGATCGGCCTCCTGAGCCAGGCCCACGTACCGGTGTCCACGTCGGCGGCAGCGGTACTCTTCTCCAGCCTCTTCGATCAGGCCGTCTTCGTCATGGGCCTGTTCGTGACCGCCATCTGGTTCCCCGCAGCCCGGGTGGCGGCGTTGATCACCCTGGGCGCCGTCGCGCTCGTCGCCCTGCTGTTGGCCGTGCCACAGGTGCGTACTCGGTTGGGACGCCCTTTCATCTGGCTGGCGAAGCGAGTGGGGCTGGAAGAGGGCGTCGAGAAGTTCGGCGAGGCGGTGCGAACCGACTTGAGCAAACGAGTGGTGGCGGGCGCCCTGGCCCTGTCGGTAGCCGCCTTCGCAACCGACGTCCTGCTGCTCGAGTTCAGCCTGCGCGGTCTCGACCTGCAGGTCCCGCTGCCCGAGGTCTTCCTCGCCTATCTGCTGCCCACCATGCTCGGGCGCCTCAGCGCATTGCCGGCAGGAGGCATAGGCTTGGCCGAGGCGGGGATAGTGGGTTACCTCGCGGGCGTCTCGGGGGTGGATCCCTCGGTTGCGGTGGTGGCCGCGGCCGTGTTCCGGGTCTCGACGGTCTTCCTGCAGGCGCTCTACGGCGCCTTCGTCTACTGGTTCGCTTGGAAGGGCGATCGCGAGTCGGTCCTGGCCACTCCGGCCGAGGCTTGAACTGTCACCCGACTCTCGTCGCTACGATCGCAGCGGTATCGGGCTCGAGCACCAGCTCGCAACTCACCAGACGAGGGTCCCTCATCCACCGGTGCCAGCGCTCGTCGAACTCGCCTCGGAAGAGCGGGCCGGGAGTGAAGTCGTCGAGGAGGATGACGCCGCCAACGCTCATGCTCGAGATCACCCGGTCGCTGCCGGCATCCTTGGCTTCGCCTACGTCGACGCACGCCAGGTCGAAGGGGCCCCCTTCCAGCGCCCTCCTCCGATCGCCGTGCAACGCGACGACGTCATCGAGGCCTGCGAAGAGCGAGGCCACCGCTTCGTGTCTGTCCCGGTCCAACTCGATGGTCGTAAGCCGGGAACCTCCCCTCATCCCGCTCGCTAGCCAGGCGCTGCCTACGCCGCAACCGCTTCCCAGTTCGAGGATGCGGCCCGAGGTGGCGGCAGCGAGCGTGCTCAGGAGCGATCCCGTGCGCCGACCGCACGAGCTGGTGAAGCCGCCCAGCCGGGCCAGCTCCTCGGCCTTGGCCACGAGATGGGGGACGGGCGGGTAACCGGTGTCCATCCCCCTGTTCTACCCCGCACCCCGACTGAAGTGGGCGAGGGGGCCAGTAGTCGCCTGCGCAGCTACGGATGCGGGTTCTCGCCGGGCACCCAGCCTCCGCCTTGTCCGCCGGACCAGTAGTGGCCGGGCCCGGGGTACTCGACGAGCGCCGCTATCACCCGATCGAGCGGTATCCGGTAGGCGAAGCGGGTCTTCAGGTACCAGAGTTCCAGGACCCCGTGCAGCAGCTTAGGATCCCACTCACCCTCCATTGCCCCGAGCTTGTCCGCATAGGCCAGGGCCCGCGCCACCGCTGTGTCGAACAGTTCGGGCCTCGCCACCGTCAGAGGGTAAGGCGGAAGATCGGACGCTTGGGACCTCGCCGGGCGATCTCCCTGAAACCCGCTCGGCGGAAGAGCGAGACGGTGCCCATGTAGGCCGCAGGATCTGCGAGCCTGTCGGCTCCCGAGTCTGGAGGGTACGCCTCGATGACCGTTGCGCCGTTGCTGCGAGCGTAAGCGATCGCTCCGTCGAGGAGGCCGCCTGCCACTCCGCGACCGCGATGTTCACGGTGGACGAAGAAGCAGACGACCGCCCATACCGGCTGGTCGTCCACGGGCTTCAGCTTGGGCGAACGTTGCAGCCTTCCGTACTGCTCGCGGGGCGCCAGCGAGATCCAACCCACCGGCTCACCGTCGCGATAGCCGAGAAGACCCGGCACGATTCCCGACCCGGTGAGTCGCTCGAGCGCGGTCCGGTTGCCGGCGTTCCCGTTCGCGGCGAACTCGTTCGAGCTGACCCGCCAGTACATGCACCAGCAGCCCGAGTAGGCCCCGCTCTTGCCGAAGAGTTTCTCGAGGTCGGTCCAGCGGTCGGCGGTGGCGGGCAAGACCTCAAGCCGTTGCCCCTCGACCATCCTCCCGCCGTCGGTAGTCCGGCTCGTTTTGCCCTTGACGCCCTCACCCATAGCCTCAAGTTAGTACGAAGCGAGGAGCGAGATGAGCGAGCGACGTGACGACAAGGGAAGGCAGCGGCCGAGCAGCAAGTATCGCGGCGAAGGGAACCTGGGCGACGCGCGACCGGCTGGCGCGGGCGCGGAAGTCGGAGATGGGGAGGAGCGTGACCTGGAGGAGACGCTCGACCGCGAGCGTCACGGGAGCGGCGAGTACGACCCTGAGGAGCGCTACGGTCGGAACGACACGGAGGCCAACAGGGAGCGAGCCGGGCCCGGCGACGAGGAGGGAGCCGATACGGCCGAGGAGGAGCCCGAGCGGGGTCGTTCGCCTCGGAAGCAGGATCCGGCCTGAGCGACCCTAGTTGCCGTATCCTCGGCCGCGCGCCTCGTAGCCCGCCTGCTCGAGCGCCGCAGTGCCCCGGCGCAGGCCATCTTCGTCGTCGAAGGCGAGCCGCACCGCTCCCCCCGCCTCGCGTATACCCAGTACCTCGATGTCCTTGATGTTCACGCCGGCCTCGCCCAGCGAGCGAGTTATCTTGGCCAGCTCACCGGGCCTGTCGGGTACCGCGATGACCACCTCGAAACGAGCTGGCAGCAGGCTGCGGCGGACCACGGGCAGAGCGTCCCTCGTCCTCTTGGCCGCCTCCGCCTCCGCGAGGAGGGCCTCGGGGTCGTCGATGAGCTCCGCCAGTCGTTCCAGCTCGGCCGAGAGCGACCGGAGGCCCTCACTCACGGCGGCGCCGTTGCCTACGACCATGTCGCGGCTCATCTGGGGCGAACCGGAGGCGACCCGGGTCAGGTCGCGGAAGCCGCCGGCGGCAAGCAGGGTGAGGAGGTCGCGGTCCCGGTCGCGGGCGACCAACCGGGTGAGCGCCACGGCGGCCAGGTAGGGCACGTGGCTCACGGCCGCGACCAGCCTGTCGTGTTGCGCCGGTTCAACCAGGATCGGTTTGGCGCCGAGGTGCTCGACGAAAGACTCGACCCGTTCGAGCGCAGCGCTGCCGGTACCCGAGCCAGGCGTGAGGACCCAGACGGCGTTCTCGAGAAGAGCGGCGTCGGCATTCCGAACGCCCACTCTCTCTGATCCCGCCATCGGATGGCCGCCCACGAACGGCAGGTGAGCGAGCTCCGCCACGATCTCGGCCTTCACCGAACCGACGTCGGTCAGGACGGCTCGAGGCGAGAGGTAAGGCTCGAGCGACTTCGCAAGCCGTACCAGGCTCCTCACCGGTGTGGCCAGCACGACCAGGTCGGCCTGCCGCAGCCAGGGTCCCGCCTCCAGCTGGGCCTCGTCTATGACACCCATGCCTCGCGCAGCGTCGAGAGCCATCGGGTCGTGGTCGAGGCCCACCACACGGTTGGCCAGGAAGCGCTGGCGCACGCCCAGCCCGATCGATCCGCCGATCAGGCCTACCCCGGCTATGACGACGGTGTCGAACAGGGCGGCCGGACGCGTCACTCAGAGGGCCTTGCCGAGCGCGGTCGTCACCGGCCGGAGTTGCTGCATGAGCGACGCGAAGTCGGTTTCGTCGAGCTGCTGAGCGGCGTCGGAGCGCGCTTTCTCGGGACTGGGATGGACTTCGACGATCAGGCCGTCGGCGCCCGCGGCGGCCGCGGCCAGCGCCAGGGGAGCAACCAGCGAGCGGCGGCCGGCGGCGTGCGACGGATCCACCCAGACGGGCAGGTGCGAAAGTTCCTTCAGCACGGGAACGGCGCCGAGGTCGAGGGTGAAACGGGTGGCTGTCTCGAACGTCCTGATGCCTCGTTCGCAGAGGACCACGTTGGGGTTCCCCTGGGAGAGGATGTATTCGGCCGCCTGGAGGAATTCGTTCAGGCTCGTCGACATGCCCCGTTTGAAGAGCACCGGCTTGACCGACTTACCGACCTCTGCCAGGAGGGCGAAGTTCTGGGTGTTGCGAGCGCCGATCTGCAGCATGTCGGCAACCTCGGCTACTACCCCCACCAACTCGGGCGAGGTCACTTCGGTCACCACCGGGAGGCCGGTCTCCTCGCGCGCCTGCGCCAGTATCCGCAGGCCCTCCTCGCCCAGCCCCTGGAAGGAGTACGGGCTGGTGCGAGGCTTGAATGCGCCGCCCCGCAGTACCGATGCGCCATGTCGTTTGGCTATGCAGGCCGCCTGGCGCGTCTGTTCGAGTCCCTCGACGCCGCACGGCCCTGCCGCGACCACGAATCGACCGTTCCCCGTCTTCACCGGCACGCTCGATTCTCCGCCTATGACGACGAACGAATCTTCGTGCCGGAACTCCCGTGATGCGAGCTTGAACGGCTTGGTTATCGGAACTACGCTCTCCACCTGGCCGAGCGCCCGCAGATGTTCGATCACGTCATCGGTTGGAGCGGGGCCTATCGCTCCGATGACTACCCGGGACTCACCCTCGCTCACGTGGGGGGTGAATCCGAGTATCCTGATCTCTTCGAGAACGTTGCCGACGGCCTCCTTCGAGGCCTCCTTGCGCATCACGACGACCATGTTCTGCTCCTGGGGGACTTGGGCGTGCTCCTGGCACGCGAACTTGAAGGGATCCGCGAAGCAGCGGTCGCCGGTCGTTACGATCTAGATGAATATCCGGTTCAGGCGGTGGGCGCAGCTTCGAGGGCGGTTGACTGGAGATAGCCATAGCCATCGTCCATGGCATCACCTCCGGCTCGAACACCGCTCCTGAAGGGCAGCTGCGAAGACATGCCCGAGAGTTTACCAGAAGGCGGCCGGCCGTCAAGACCCGGGTTTCTCGGATCACGCCGGCAGAGGACAAAAAAAAATCGCGCTCCCGAAGAGCGCTGATATCCTCAAGATACCGCGGTATGCGAGATTCGTCAAGGCTTTGCAGGCGAGCTGAGTCGGTGGCCGGGAAAAGCGGCCATTCCGAGGTTGGAACGGTGCCACCGGGGCCTGAAACCGGGCCGCGTCCGCCCGGAAGGATGCCGGATCGGTCCCGAAAGGAATGACCACTTACTGCCATCGAGTTCGAAGAAATCTCCGGCGATGCCCACTACCCGGGCGCTCGGGGAGGGCTCGCCCTCGGGCCTGCGTCAGACGTTGGGCCGCAGGAGGTGGTCGAGGCAGGGCCGGTAGTCCACGCCCTGATCGAAATCGATCGCCAGATCTGCGACGGTGAACTCTGCCAGGACCGCCAGGACGGCGTCGCGCAACCGCTTCCAGATGCTGTTGCGCGCGTGGCATACCTCCTCTACGACGCACGGCTGATGCCACTTGAGGCTGATGCACGACAGGGGAGCAACCGGTCCGTCGATGGCGCGCATCACGTCCCGGAGGTTGATCTCTTGCGGCGCTCGCGAGAGGCGGTAGCCGCCGCCCACCCCCTTCTTCGACTCGACGATGCCGTTGGCCGTGAGCGCGGCGAGGATGCGAACGAGGTAGGGCCGGGCGACCCCGGTCGCCTGGCTCACATCCTCACTCGCCACCCACTTCTCGCTGGGCCCCGTCGCCAGGTAGCCGAGCGCCTGCAGAGCGTAGATATCGGTCGCCGAGAGTCGCATGTGGCATTCTACTTCCGCCCCGCGGCCCGTAGTTTTCCGCTTCGCCGGCGGCTTCGGCGCCGAGGACCTCGTTGTCCGCCGAGATTCAGCGGTCGCCGGCCCTAGGCCGCCTCGATTATCGCCGAAGCGACGCGCCAGCTCACCAGTGATCCCTCGAGGCGGCGCAACCTTCGCTCCACTTCGGCCAGCTCCTCCTTGGATAGGCGCTTGGCCAACCTGCCGGCGTAGGAGGATCCGCCGGGCTTCGCGGGGAACCAGCCGTCCACCATCTCCGGGGTCACGCGGCGTCCGACTTGGGCGCTGTGCAGGTGCGTCCGGACGACCCCGAAACCCGACTGCTCGAGGGCCGCGACGGCAGTCTCAGGTTGCCACTTGAAGCGTGTGTCTCTGGAGTCCCGGTAGATCTCCTCCTCCGCCTGGCGCCACCTCTCCACCACCTCCTCGTCGAGCCCTTCGTGACTCACGAGTTCGTAGAGTCGCTGTCCGTTCGCCGGGAACGGTTCTGCGGCGACGAGCCTTCCGCCCTCACGCGAGAGTAGCCTGAGTTCGTCGGCCACTGCGCGCGCGTCTTCGGCATCGCCCAGTAATCCTCGGCCGATGATCACGTCGAAGCGGACCGGTTCGGCTTCGCCGTTCTCCAGGCGTTCTCGCAGTGTGGCGAGGTCGCCGCTCAACACTACCGGGCGTTCCAGCTCAGGAAGTGCCAAGGCTTGCTGCTCGAGCGCCTCCGCTTCTTCGGGCGTGCCTACAAGGCTCCACACCTGACCTTCCGGAGCCCGCCGGACAGCCTCCCAGGTGAAGAGGCCGCTGCCGGCATCCAGGTCTAGCACGAGCTGGTGACGCTGTATCCGGGCGAGATCGAACACGCGCTCGCGGATCTCGGCGAGACGGGCGCCCGCCTGGCTCACCGTGCGCTGCAGCCAGCGATCCCGCGCCCTGTCGACCGGGCCGCCCGTCAGCACCTCGGGCGGTGCCGAGAATTCCTGCTCGAGCATCGCAGCCAGCTGCGCTTCCCGGCGCCTGGCGACCTCGTCCCGGATCCGCCGCTCGAAGCCCTGCTCACTGGGGCGGTAGAAGAGTTTGCCCTGCAGCGCTTCGGGCAGGTACTGCTGTGCCACCCAGTGGTCCCGGTAGGCGTGCGGGTAGAGGTACCCTTCGCCATGGCCGAACCCTTCGCTGTCCCTGTTCGCGTCGCGAAGGTGGTTCGGTACCTCCGCCTCCCGTTCCTGCTGAACCGCCGCAAGGGCATCGAAGAAGCCCATCGTCGAGTTGCTCTTGGGTGCGGTCGCCAGGTAGAGCGCAGCCTGGGAGAGATGGAAGCGCCCCTCGGGCATTCCCACGTAGTCGAACGCCTGCGCGGCCGCCATCGTCACGGCGAGGGCCTGCGGGTCGGCCAGGCCGACGTCCTCGGAAGCGAAGACGATCATGCGCCTGAACATGAAGCGTGGGTCCTCGCCGGCGTAGACCATCTTGCCCATCCAGTAGAGGGCCGCGTCGGGATCGGAACCCCGCAGGCTCTTGATGAAAGCGCTGATGGTATCGAAGTGGGCGTCGCCTTCCTTGTCGTAGAGGACCGCACGACGCTGGATCGATTCCTCGGCCACCTCCCGCGTGATGACGACGATCCCCTCGTCGTCCGGCACCGTCGTAGTGACGGCCAGTTCGAGGGCGTTGAGCAGTGCTCGGGCGTCGCCGTTGGCCACGTTCACCAGATGCTCGAGGGCGTCCTCGTCGATCTCGACCTGGAGCCGGCCGTAGCCGCGCTCCTCGTTGGAGAGCGCCTGGTAGGCGACCCGGCGAAGGTCCTCGGCGTCCAGAGGCTCGAGCTGGAAGATCCTGGAGCGGCTGACGAGCGCCTTGTTCACCTCGAAGTAGGGGTTCTCGGTGGTGGCTCCGATGAGGATGACGGTGCCGTTCTCGACCCAGGGCAATAGGGCGTCCTGCTGCGCCTTGTTGAAGCGGTGGACCTCATCGACGAAGAGGATGGTGCGGCGGCCCATCCGCTGGCGATCGCCGGCCTCCTTGACCGCCTCGCGGATGTCCTTCACCCCGGAGAGGACCGCGTTGAGAGCGGTGAAGTGCGCCCTGGTCGAGTTGGCGATGACGCGAGCGAGGGTAGTCTTGCCGGTGCCTGGCGGGCCGTAGAAGATGAGGCTGGAGAGCTGGTCGGCCTGGATCGCTCGCCGCAGGAGTCGGCCGGGGGCGAGGATATGACCCTGGCCGATGAACTCGTCGAGAGTCCGTGGCCGCATCCGCGCGGCCAGCGGCTGGTCGAGTTCGCTCTCGAAGAGGCTTCGTTCGCTCATGGTCAGGGTCCTGTGTTGCGCGCCGCGCCTCGCTCAGCCTTCGCTCTCGTCGCGTGACTCGAACAGCGACGGTTGGCTGCTCGAGCCAGGCACCCTGAAGTGCTCGCCGCTAAGCAGGAACGAGCGTTCGGAGAGGCCGTGACGCTTCCTGTTCACGTGGAACATCGTACGCACGCTCTGGGCGTACGGTCCCTCACCCCTCATCCGCTTGCCGAAGGCGGCTTCGTTCAGCTTGCCGCCGCGCGCCTGACGCAGCCTGCCGAGCACCTTCTCCTTCCGATCCGGGAAGTGCGCCTCGAGCCAGTCGAGGAATATCCCCTCCACCGCGCCGGGGAGCCGGATCAGGATGAAGTGAGCGCTCTTCGCTCCGGCATCTGCAACGGCGCTGAGGATGGCAGGGATCTCCTCGTCGTTGAGGGCCGGGATCACCGGCGCGATATTGACGCTGACCGGTATTCCGGCAGCGCTGAGCTCACGGACGGCATCCACCCTTCGGCGGCCGGTACTGGTCCTGGGCTCCATCTTCCTTCGCAGATCCTCGTTGAGGGTAGTGATGGACAAGGTCACGTGGGAGGCATCGTACTTGGCCAGCTCTGCCAGGATGTCGATGTCTCTAACCACAAGGTGGTTCTTGGTGATGACGCTCACCGGGTGGCGGAAGTCGCGAAGCACCTCGAGGCAGGAGCGCGTTAGCTTCAACTTCCGCTCAATAGGCTGATACGGGTCGGTGACGCCGGAGAGCAGCATCGTCTTGGGCTCCCAGCTCGGTTTGCGCAGTTCGCGTTCCAGGAGGGCCGGGGCGTCCTCCTTCACCATGATCATCCGCTCGAAGTCGAGGCCCGGGGATAAGCCCAGGTACTCATGGCTGGGGCGGGCGTAGCAGTTGTGGCTCACGACGCCGTTGGCTATGAAGTCACCGGTGCCGGTGGTGATGTCGAACATGGGGATCTCAACACCGAGGTCCTCG contains these protein-coding regions:
- a CDS encoding AAA family ATPase; its protein translation is MSERSLFESELDQPLAARMRPRTLDEFIGQGHILAPGRLLRRAIQADQLSSLIFYGPPGTGKTTLARVIANSTRAHFTALNAVLSGVKDIREAVKEAGDRQRMGRRTILFVDEVHRFNKAQQDALLPWVENGTVILIGATTENPYFEVNKALVSRSRIFQLEPLDAEDLRRVAYQALSNEERGYGRLQVEIDEDALEHLVNVANGDARALLNALELAVTTTVPDDEGIVVITREVAEESIQRRAVLYDKEGDAHFDTISAFIKSLRGSDPDAALYWMGKMVYAGEDPRFMFRRMIVFASEDVGLADPQALAVTMAAAQAFDYVGMPEGRFHLSQAALYLATAPKSNSTMGFFDALAAVQQEREAEVPNHLRDANRDSEGFGHGEGYLYPHAYRDHWVAQQYLPEALQGKLFYRPSEQGFERRIRDEVARRREAQLAAMLEQEFSAPPEVLTGGPVDRARDRWLQRTVSQAGARLAEIRERVFDLARIQRHQLVLDLDAGSGLFTWEAVRRAPEGQVWSLVGTPEEAEALEQQALALPELERPVVLSGDLATLRERLENGEAEPVRFDVIIGRGLLGDAEDARAVADELRLLSREGGRLVAAEPFPANGQRLYELVSHEGLDEEVVERWRQAEEEIYRDSRDTRFKWQPETAVAALEQSGFGVVRTHLHSAQVGRRVTPEMVDGWFPAKPGGSSYAGRLAKRLSKEELAEVERRLRRLEGSLVSWRVASAIIEAA